The following coding sequences are from one Kogia breviceps isolate mKogBre1 chromosome X, mKogBre1 haplotype 1, whole genome shotgun sequence window:
- the PWWP3B gene encoding PWWP domain-containing DNA repair factor 3B — protein MDAKYVLCNWQDQLWPAKVLSRSEASSNSKRRKTFSLEVQILSLDETIKVESTETKILSKSQVEAIASSLAAQSEVSDPPREGTAYARSLKMALDILNERTNLIQANSSDEGETTTLSQNVPQKLSDPPPRKKYRKHEGDLPKCLEENENSTSLLVSSESDDSLYDDKSWVHAVIDTIPSEMETKPSQNVSWCHTFPSLSEDEDEKESKKKIDISTIMPLHSTIKEEDVYVKDEKFTPTLLSDSFTVPKVLKEEAQDICPEVLAISSGCSTFSENSEDPGEGPSNPCSDTSQNQPTVESEMGAVASPRPSSREHQVSFSASNHAMDYSPLVNNERNLQRLDFEELGEELQASDKSVHLHSIDASILDDNEEDEELPRFIFHYEPRSFETGMIVWFKYQKYPFWPAVVKSIRRKERKASVLFVEANMNPEKRGIRVPFRRLKKFDCKEKQALVDKAREDYSESIDWCISLICDYRVRIGCGSFAGSFLEYYAADISYPLRKVIKQDTFRNLFPKLQNENPVESMVVTSQTKKMSFQKILPDRMKSARDRANKNLVDFIVNAKGTESHLLAILKGTKGSRWLKSFLNAHRFTPCIETYFEDEDQLDEVVKYLQEIYKQIDEKMLTLIRDDKIKFILEVLLPEAIICSISAVDGLDYKAAEAKYLKGPSLGYRERELFDAKIIFEKRRKPLTNEAH, from the coding sequence ATGGATGCCAAGTATGTCTTATGCAATTGGCAAGACCAATTGTGGCCAGCAAAAGTTTTGTCCAGATCTGAGGCTTCATCAAACAGTAAGAGAAGAAAGACATTTTCCCTAGAAGTTCAGATACTCTCACTAGATGAAACAATTAAAGTGGaaagcacagaaacaaagatcctCAGTAAATCTCAAGTTGAAGCTATTGCCTCCTCACTAGCAGCACAGTCAGAGGTCAGTGACCCACCTAGAGAGGGAACAGCCTATGCAAGGTCACTAAAAATGGCACTGGATATTCTGAATGAGAGAACAAATTTGATTCAAGCAAACAGTTCAGATGAGGGAGAGACCACGACACTGTCTCAAAATGTACCACAAAAGCTTTCTGATCCACCCCCTCGTAAAAAGTATCGGAAGCATGAAGGAGACTTACCAAAGTGTcttgaggaaaatgaaaattcaacatCCCTGTTAGTATCTTCAGAGAGTGATGATTCCCTGTATGATGATAAATCATGGGTGCATGCAGTCATTGATACTATTCCaagtgaaatggaaacaaagcCATCACAAAACGTCAGCTGGTGCCACACTTTCCCTTCACTTTCAGAAGATGAGGATGAAAAGGAGAGCAAGAAAAAGATTGACATCTCAACAATTATGCCTTTGCATTCCACAATTAAAGAGGAGGATGTATATGTTAAAGATGAAAAGTTCACTCCAACTTTACTATCAGATAGCTTCACTGTGCCCAAAGTTTTGAAAGAGGAGGCACAGGACATCTGCCCAGAGGTCCTGGCTATTTCCTCTGGATGCTCTACCTTCTCAGAGAATAGTGAAGATCCTGGAGAGGGTCCCTCCAATCCATGCTCAGATACCAGCCAAAATCAACCTACTGTGGAATCAGAGATGGGTGCTGTGGCATCCCCTAGGCCTTCTTCGCGGGAACACCAGGTTTCTTTTAGTGCCTCTAACCATGCCATGGATTATTCACCCCTTGTGAATAATGAAAGAAATCTTCAGAGACTGGATTTTGAGGAACTTGGGGAAGAACTTCAAGCTTCTGACAAGTCAGTTCATCTACATTCTATTGATGCTTCCATATTAGATGACAATGAAGAAGATGAAGAACTTCCacgtttcatttttcattatgagcCACGTTCATTTGAAACAGGAATGATAGTCTGgtttaaatatcaaaaatatccATTTTGGCCAGCAGTGGTAAAAAGCATCAGgcgaaaagagagaaaagcaagtgTGCTTTTTGTTGAGGCAAATATGAATCCTGAAAAGAGAGGCATTAGAGTGCCTTTTAGAAGATTAAAGAAATTTGACTGTAAAGAGAAACAAGCACTAGTGGATAAAGCCAGGGAGGACTACAGTGAAAGTATTGACTGGTGCATCTCGCTGATCTGTGACTACAGAGTTAGAATAGGTTGTGGTTCTTTTGCAGGCTCTTTCCTTGAGTATTATGCTGCTGATATTAGTTATCCACTTAGGAAAGTAATCAAACAGGATACCTTCAGGAACTTATTTCCAAAGCTGCAAAATGAAAATCCTGTGGAATCAATGGTTGTGACTTCCCAGACCAAGAAAATGTCCTTCCAGAAAATTCTTCCAGACCGAATGAAGTCTGCTCGGGACCGAGCCAACAAGAACCTAGTGGACTTCATTGTGAATGCAAAGGGAACAGAGAGCCAtcttttagccattttaaaaGGCACAAAAGGGTCTAGGTGGCTGAAATCATTTTTGAATGCACATAGGTTCACACCCTGTATTGAAACATACTTTGAGGATGAAGATCAGTTGGATGAGGTGGTGAAATATTtacaagaaatctacaaacaaatagATGAAAAAATGCTGACTCTGATAAGAgatgataaaattaaatttatcctGGAAGTTCTTCTGCCAGAAGCAATCATTTGTTCAATTTCTGCTGTTGATGGATTAGATTACAAGGCAGCGGAAGCAAAGTATCTAAAAGGGCCATCTCTAGGATACAGGGAAAGAGAATTATTTGATGCAAAAATCATATTCGAAAAGAGACGGAAACCATTAACAAATGAAGCTCATTAA